The genome window TCTGTTCGAATAAACCTAAGTCCCATCTCAGGACTGGGACTGGCCCCTCCTCACTAGCAGGAGCTTCTTGATGTTCTTCGCTCATGTTTCAAGAAAAAGCTGGAAAAAActtgaagaaagtttgaagatttgaagaaagtttgaagaagatgaagaacaaTATGAAGACTCAAAGAGAAAAAGGGAGAAGAAACGAAGAGAAAGTGAATCTCTCACCTttctcttcggatatatatacccatcgcatttaatgcgatgggtaaccgtgccgcaCTCGCCGCAGGGGCAACCAACGAGAGGTTGCCACGTCAAGCGGAAAAGCAGGgacgacggttaccacgcgcgcgtggcatccactctcctgacatgaagtgcaaccgccgcaggcggcatgacgacatccgtgccaggggtcaactcaagCGTCGCTCTCagcgacttatctcaccaacctgtcagaggttcaaatttcgaagtttcccgccataaaacGTGCAAGTAACTTCATGCAGAAGTCACAAGAGTCGCGCCAGATATACGTAAACTGCTAACACCTCGCGCGATTAAAAGGACAACTTCCCCTTCTCTTATTTTTAtcaagtccagagctccaaccacttgcgttgcgcatggtgcagcactggactggggggacttgaaggggtatggtcccaaaaagtcgcgcaaacctcataacaggttgcacgtgagaccatactccttagcatAACAACTTGATAATAACAGCCTCGCGCAGCTTACGTCACATTATGACTTAGCCCCGCGCGAGAAAGAGCACATAATGAACTCAGATAGCAACACTTAGTATAAAAACAATGGTATAAGTGAACAcactaaccccgcgcgggttagttgccaccaaacaaaatcctctccataggaagacgcgctgttacctacagaggtacacagggtacaagtggcagtaaaaagagccaatgagcgtccagcaggctctgttcaatcgtgcgccacgatcttctgacgataagtacacaaggacgcctacatggcaccaatcaagagacggggacaactgtcccacgatctccacttgtctgctgatgacagaagggacaacaaggccgacaacaatgacacgtggctccaatcaaggtgcgccagcaccgacgagcatctagaagccactaagcagtcgaggccagcgaggcaaagagcatattcgttgttgtccgtttctggcccaaggcccatcagcccacaacctcttacacctctccggctataaatagagaccttactTCACAGGTTAAGCATTCTATTCTCTCGGCTCTCACTCTTtactacttaattactctcaaagcaatcgcttattctcacgccggagcccggttaagagggaaacccccacattcccctcttaacgagtaacggtgttctgttttgcaggttgagtaaccagtcggagctcaaatacctaaaagaagattaacctctatgaaaggaacataaacccaTCTAATTAATACCTTAATTAGAACCCGTGTTTCTTCAAAATACAACTTGAATTCTTTGCCTTCATGCAAATCTTTTTCTAAGAAAGGTTTTGCAAGTGAGTTATCTTTTTGGTGATTATGGGATGCATCATAATGGTGATGATGTTTTACCTTATCCTTGCATGAGCCATTAAAGATAGGAAGTTTCCGGGGATGACCTTTTACCTCATCCTTGGGTGCGACGTAAAAGAAAGCAGTATTCTCAAGACCATCTTTTACCTCATCCTTGGGCGCGACGTAAAAGAAAGCAGTATTCTCAAGATCATCTTTTACCTCATCCTTGGGTGCGACGTAAAAGAAAGCAGTATTCTCAAGACCATCTTCTACCGCATCCCTGGATGATACGGAAGGAACTTTCTTCAAATCATCTTTTACCTCATCCTTGGGTGCGACGTAAAAGAAAGCAGTATTCTCAAGACCATCTTCTACCGCATCCTTGGATGATACGGAAGGAACTTTCTTCAAATCATCTTTTACCTCATCCTTGGGTGCGACGTAAAAGAAAGCAGTATTCTCAAGACCATCTTCTACCGCATCCTTGGATAATACGGAAGGAACTTTCTTCAAGTCATCTTTTACCTCATTCTTGGGTGCGACGTAAAAGAAAGCAGTATTCTCAAGATCATCTTTTACCTCATCCTTGGGTGCGACGTAAAAGAAAGCAGTATTCTCAAGACCATCTTCTACCGCATCCTTGGATGATACGGAAGGAACTTTCTTCAAATCATCTTCTACCTCATCATTGGATGCGGTACTTGTGGAAACTTTTTCCAATCCATCATCCCATGCTATAAAACCAACAAAATCGTTTCATAAGTGACTAAATTTAAGAAGCAAtataacaaaaaacaaaacaaagatcATTAGATCAACCTTTAGAGTATAAAAGATCCTTGATTGCTTTTGGGATAGGAGTGTTTGGCAATACAGATTTCCAATACACTTCAGGAGTCACTGCATGACTTCCTACAAGTGCTAGCTAATAACCAAATCACAAGTAAGAaaattaacttaaaataaaaatatttatagcTTCTATACTTTCATTATACACTTCATTGCAACTAAACTATAACTGAATACTAACGCTTCAATTCAAATACCATTTGTGTGTTGCACAAACACTTTCATACATTAGGATTTAGATTTTCAAATTCTTATTTTTCTAGTCTACATCGATCGTGTTAATTTACGTGTTAGTCAAATGTTGTAATTTTATAATACTTCTCTCAAATATCGGAGTATTATATACGTTATTAGTTTATatattaactaggttataactctgtgtattacacgagttaaataaatgaattttatataccaaataataaaataatatatctttaaaaacctttttattgcacgagttgaataaatataattttatatattaaataataaaaagttatatctatataAACCATattatattgtacgggttgaataaatgtcattttatataccaaataataaaaaagttctatctttaaaaccacgtgtattacacggttgAATAAAGTAATactgtttaccaaataataaaaaagttatatctttaaaaaccctcgtgtattacacggcttgaataaatatgattttatataccaaataataagaaaattatatttaaaaaaacgaATGGAAATACTTGGTACGCGATAGATATGGTGATTACGAAGATAATTAAAATAGTATCATGTTAATCTAGAATAATGTTATCTCACCATTATTACcaggatatatatttttattaacgtattgacgtaaacttttttttttcacgaGGTTATTATTGATGTAAAAGAAGTCGAAACCAACTGTTACAAATTTTAATACATAGCCATATCTTCGTTTAGAACCCATCACGAAACGTGGGCAATTACCTATTAGTTTTAATTTAAAAGGCATCATTTATAAACACATTTTAACCATACATAACAGGAAGTTAATTATAAACTTTCATAAACATTATAAAAAAGGTAAAAAATTACTTTAATGTTAATCAAAATTTTGAAGCCCTAAATTTTAATCTGTTTTAGCCATGACACTTTTTTGCTTTTTGAAAAATTTAATCTCAACTTGTTGCCCGGCTACCTGCCATTGTTTTGTAATTaccctttttcgtgtggaatgatatagtgcttattttgttaaaaaaaaatctcAATTAAAATTTCACCAAACTAAAACTGGTTAAAAAAATAAACCAACCAAAACGGTTTGATTCACTAGTataggatttggaatttgtttcttAACTTAGAAAGGTATGCAATGAACTAACGTAATAAGTAAATAATATTCATAGTTTTGGATTAATAAACAAGTTAACCAACATTTTATTTGTATATAAAACTCCGTTCAGCTAAACAAAGTATATATTCATATTCATAGTGTGTGCATTAATAAACAAGTCATGGCCGTCTCCGagaattttttaaaaaattaggtCTTCGACGAGATTTAAATCAAATACGGGTACCAGTCTTGATAATATTGATATCGACACCGACGTTGTTCGGTCGAAACTATACACTACTATTATGAATATGATTATGTTTTCAACAAAGTTTACACCCTCTTTTTTAATAAGATCGTCGATTGGTAAGATGGTAGAAGATCTTATAAAGCAACAAACAGCCTCGAACTCAGGACCAGGAGCTTAAAACCAAATCCTCTACCAACGATCTATGAACGGTTCCGACATAGTATTTCTAGTGATATGTagaatacacacacacacacatatatatatatatatatatatataatttgaaaacatgtcagATATCTTATCATCCAACAAAACTGAATGACGAAGGTGGAAGATATACTTACAGAAAAAAGTACATAAACGTGGAGAAGCTTGAATTCCATCTGAGAGAACCGAAGGTAGATTTGATGATCTTTGAAGCAGATTGGATTTGATGAAGTATTTATAGACTGGAAAATGGAGCTGAACGATGCGTGACAACACTTATCAACAAATTAATTAAGAACGTGTTATAGATATGGGCTACTACCACCTCACATCCATATTGCAGGATAAAGTTTAAGCATCACATACATGCCCACACATAAGGGGTACTGGGGTAGGGGCGCCAATCACTCATgactcactcatcactcacaacttccaatcaagtTCTATAAATGCCATCAAACATTATTCCGTGATGGATcactcactcatcactcacaactttcaatcaagttccgtcatgtcatcaagcattattccgagatggattttagtggaaatgtcaTCACtaaccacacccaacaatttccctcagaacccaacaatttccctcgactaaccacacccaacaatttccctcagAACCCAACAATTTCCCTCGACTTCTTCACGCGTGAAATGTACAACGCGTTTTATGATCCACGGGTAGCGGTGGTGTTCCACGCGTGGTCACCAGGATACGCCCCGCCCCCCCTAATGCAAAGAGGAGGTgaaataaacgggtcaaaagactGTTGATTTAAGGTGGGGGTCCGGTTGGGTCTAATGGCAATTAGGGGTGTTTAGAATTCGTTCGAATTCGAAATTCGATTCGATTGTCAAGAATGtgtttcgattataagaattcgaattcgattcaattcgagtcaagtaaatcgaatacaaatttataatttcaaattcaattCGATTCGGAATtcataaaaattatacatttttatttaatttttatatataggaaaattggtatttaataaaccaacctttaaccagttggtaaataataatccaacctacagaattggtatataataatcctacctatcaacatgatggtactcaatgaacttctgttaatttttttaactgaagttagtttttaaattttatttattacacaaacagtccctgtagttataagttactagttttaagttttatttattacacaaacagtccctgtagttataaaaaaatcataaaaatcctaaaaaatcaaaaaaaatcttaaaaaaccaaaaaaattataaaaaatcaaaaaaattaaaaaaattctaaataatcaaaaaaattctaaaaaataaaaaaaaatcataaaaattctaaaaaataaaaaaaatcgatTTATAAAATTAACGTGTTTCGCTTTACGAaaattttacgaaaaacgggcagagtttcctctgtttttggacgaccCAAGTTGTCGATATAATATTCAAAACGCAACaaaactaaaatgaaacttaaacaAACAAACCCAAATCAAATTTGTAACAAACCGGACCTGAATCGAAGCTAACCAGAACCGCACCATTATCACTGCCGACGTCGGCAGCTGCCGTGCGTCGGTTCTGTGGGCCGTCCGTTACGAGAGAGAGGGAGACGATAGGTGTGGGTGGGTGTAGCGGAGGAGCAATCGAGACAACATGCTGCCGCTGCCATACGCTGGAGCTTATCGGAGAGGAGGGGGTAGAGATGAAGGGGAGTGGCCGACACCACCGTAACGGCGCCGGCACCACTGATTCACCGGTCGTCGGCCATGGAGAGGAAGGAGGGTGCAGGAGTTTGAAGTGTGTGTGGTGATCTGTGGTTTGAGTCTTGAAGATAAAGCTCAGATTAAAGGTTTTGaggagattagggtttttttttttttttttttggtttaggAGGGAAACATAGAGAAGTAGTGGAAACGGTTGATTCTAAAAGGGGGATTAGGGTTCACAAGtcttttagaatttttatgattttttttggattttttagaatttttttgattttttagagtttttttattttttagaatttttatgatttttttgattttttataatttttttgattttttataattgttttagaatttttttgatttttaaattttttttataactacagggtctgtttgtgtaataaataaaacttaaaactagtaaattataaCTAccgggactgtttgtgtaataaataaaacttaaaaactaacttcagttaaaaataattaacggaagttcattgagtaccaatatgttgataggtaggattattatataccaattctgtaggttggattattatttaccaacgggttaaaggttggtttattaaataccaattttccttatatataatacatatataacttttattgggctatactataaattgttttcaaaatttatttcaagtattaaaattacctgttaccaaacccactacatgACTCATAACTaaacctaagtaacaaatctatcaatagatttttaaccctaaaaatattaacttgtaatcTGGAGTGGTTATTCCCGACATCTTGTTTTGAGTTTTAGACTTATGGTGCTTTATTTAGAATTTTTTAATTTGATATGGTGCTTTATGGCTACTTTAGAATTTATGTTTAATTTTGatagttttttacatgttttgaaAGAACCCGAACCAagtcgaatttattcgaattcgaatttttaatcgaatacaaatcgaatacgaattgggttttttattcaaatacgaattcgaatcgaattcggtaTGTTTTAATTGAAtacgaatcgaattcgaattaaAGGGAAAgtaaaaattattcgaataatttgaaaattcgatattcgattcgatgaataGCCCTAATGGCAATTCACTGGAGTTAAAAGAGTGGGAAAAACCTCGGTAACATCAaatttagaaaagaaaaaaagccCGTTGATTTGTTAATACACTTTTGGATTagttagggtgtaaggggtgcacCCCTCATGAGTTTGGGGAAAATTTTCACCCACTCAATCATGATTTGCCATGTCAATTCCTCTCTCATACACCACTCTTGCCCAAAAACACAAGGGTGGTTTCCCcaaaccatttaaaaaaaaccATTGATTGGTTGAATCCCATCTCCCACACCTTCACCGCATGTAGCAACAACTCACCGTAAAACTCCTCCCCGCGCGACAATCTTGGTGATGGCGGTGGTTCTCCCTAAGTTAGTCACGGCTGCCTCTTTCCAGGCCACACCTCCGGGCCTCGTTGGTCACGACCACGTTGGTCACCGCTGGCTCTCTCCAGGCCACCACTCCGAGTTCTGGCTCTGATAATAATGTTACATACCAAACGAGAGAACTCAACCCAAAAAACTAGTTTGGTGGGTGAGAGAGCCCATTTGGAATATAAACCCTATATCAGTTGCCCATACAATCGATGTGGGACAAGTCCCATACCTTGCAATGGTATTAGTCCATAACACAGTGTCCGCTCAAATATACAGATAAATAGTAacatcttctctctctctcatccaTTCACAACCACTTATAACCATTTTTTCTATAATATAAAGAACACCCCCAGAATATGAAAGGGATGTAAATGCTCTAAAAACTAGATAACGTCACAAGTAGTTTTAATAACTTAAAAGGTATTTTAAATAAGATATAAGTTAAAGGAttgaggatcctgtacattaatccagaagtgtgagaagtgtattataacactatatataacactatataacaccatataaacaccaccgtataacaatatgtaacaccatataacactatgtaacactatataacactatataacaaatataacactatagtttgtctgatagcatgtctatgatagatgtacagtgttatatattgttatatagtgtcatatagtgttacatagtgttatatggtgttacatattgttatatggtgttacatattgttatacagtgtttatatggtgctatatagtgttatatatagtgttataatacacttctggattaatgtacaggatccctaccctaagttaaagttcaaaataGTTAACTTGTTGTGTTCGTTTTAATTAAAATTATAAGAAATATTTTGTTTTCATAAAAAATAAGATAGTAACTTTTAGTTGTAATGTTAAAAAATTAGTTTGTTCTAAGCGTACCTTGTCATATATTATTATTGAATGTACTTTGTGACGAGGTACGACCCGATTCGCTCAAGTACTACGAGTATCATAAGGGAACGAGTATGACACTAATGATGCTACCAACTAAAGAAGCAAGTATTATGTAAAAGCAAGCAATCTAGTTCATTTGGTGAAAGACATAAAGCAAGGTCTGCGCCTGGGAAAGAAGAAAATGAAAAGGGGGCAAATAAAAGGCAGCGTGATGTGAATATTGTCTACGCGGATAAAACAACAAGGGTAAAATGCCATATCGAACGCCTGGAACCTTGGATGATGGTCAGTATGACCGTAGAACCTACGTGTGTCTGGTCTTAACCTTATCACGGACCTGCTCATCATTACAACAACAGTTGGGGACTATCAGATGAGGAGGATACTTGTTGACACAGGGAGCTTGGATGATATAATTTATGAACAATTTTTAATCGCATGTAAGCCAAAGACATGAAGCTATTGGAACTCGTTCGCGTGCCTATATATGGGTTTACGAGAGAGAAAATTGACCCCGTAGGATAAATCGTATTCTCGGCACGTTTAGCGAGGCGCAACGAGAAAGGACCATAGTCGTCACCTTATTGGTGGTCTTAGCCGACTCGAATCATAATGTCATCATTGGTCAATACACGTTAGGCAAGTTGGACACCCTTGTCTCCACAACACGTGGGTTCTTAATGTTTCCTACGACTCAAGAGGTGGCCACAATAAACAGAGACAAAACATGTGAGGTAATTGAATAAAAAAATACAGCCAAGGCGAAACTGGATTCATGGGTCCAGAAAGGTGGGTTCTAACCACAAAGTACCCGGTTCAAATGGTTACACTCGGTAATACTCTATCGCCAAAAATCCGGGATCATCTTAAACCGTTGCT of Helianthus annuus cultivar XRQ/B chromosome 1, HanXRQr2.0-SUNRISE, whole genome shotgun sequence contains these proteins:
- the LOC110933533 gene encoding BURP domain-containing protein 10 isoform X2 — translated: MEFKLLHVYVLFSLALVGSHAVTPEVYWKSVLPNTPIPKAIKDLLYSKAWDDGLEKVSTSTASNDEVEDDLKKVPSVSSKDAVEDGLENTAFFYVAPKDEVKDDLENTAFFYVAPKNEVKDDLKKVPSVLSKDAVEDGLENTAFFYVAPKDEVKDDLKKVPSVSSKDAVEDGLENTAFFYVAPKDEVKDGLENTAFFYVAPKDEVKDDLENTAFFYVAPKDEVKDGLENTAFFYVAPKDEVKGHPRKLPIFNGSCKDKVKHHHHYDASHNHQKDNSLAKPFLEKDLHEGKEFKLYFMKNDQKTAFLPKNISDSIPFSSKNLPEIYNKFSVKHDSMEAKMMKQTIDICEHKGVEGEEIFCATSLESMVDFTTTKLGKRVKALSTEVYTKEPTPSQNYKIESVKKLIANKLVVCHRLNYTYAVFYCHISVGTESYVASLEGADGTKVKIVVICHTETSKWDPKHITFQLLNVTPGSATICHFLPEDHVLWVRSSKNDTLYM
- the LOC110933533 gene encoding BURP domain-containing protein 9 isoform X1: MEFKLLHVYVLFSLALVGSHAVTPEVYWKSVLPNTPIPKAIKDLLYSKAWDDGLEKVSTSTASNDEVEDDLKKVPSVSSKDAVEDGLENTAFFYVAPKDEVKDDLENTAFFYVAPKNEVKDDLKKVPSVLSKDAVEDGLENTAFFYVAPKDEVKDDLKKVPSVSSKDAVEDGLENTAFFYVAPKDEVKDDLKKVPSVSSRDAVEDGLENTAFFYVAPKDEVKDDLENTAFFYVAPKDEVKDGLENTAFFYVAPKDEVKGHPRKLPIFNGSCKDKVKHHHHYDASHNHQKDNSLAKPFLEKDLHEGKEFKLYFMKNDQKTAFLPKNISDSIPFSSKNLPEIYNKFSVKHDSMEAKMMKQTIDICEHKGVEGEEIFCATSLESMVDFTTTKLGKRVKALSTEVYTKEPTPSQNYKIESVKKLIANKLVVCHRLNYTYAVFYCHISVGTESYVASLEGADGTKVKIVVICHTETSKWDPKHITFQLLNVTPGSATICHFLPEDHVLWVRSSKNDTLYM
- the LOC110933533 gene encoding BURP domain-containing protein 5 isoform X11, whose amino-acid sequence is MEFKLLHVYVLFSLALVGSHAVTPEVYWKSVLPNTPIPKAIKDLLYSKAWDDGLEKVSTSTASNDEVKDDLKKVPSVSSKDAVEDGLENTAFFYVAPKDEVKDGLENTAFFYVAPKDEVKDDLENTAFFYVAPKDEVKDGLENTAFFYVAPKDEVKGHPRKLPIFNGSCKDKVKHHHHYDASHNHQKDNSLAKPFLEKDLHEGKEFKLYFMKNDQKTAFLPKNISDSIPFSSKNLPEIYNKFSVKHDSMEAKMMKQTIDICEHKGVEGEEIFCATSLESMVDFTTTKLGKRVKALSTEVYTKEPTPSQNYKIESVKKLIANKLVVCHRLNYTYAVFYCHISVGTESYVASLEGADGTKVKIVVICHTETSKWDPKHITFQLLNVTPGSATICHFLPEDHVLWVRSSKNDTLYM
- the LOC110933533 gene encoding BURP domain protein RD22 isoform X9; the encoded protein is MEFKLLHVYVLFSLALVGSHAVTPEVYWKSVLPNTPIPKAIKDLLYSKAWDDGLEKVSTSTASNDEVEDDLKKVPSVSSKDAVEDGLENTAFFYVAPKDEVKDDLENTAFFYVAPKNEVKDDLKKVPSVLSKDAVEDGLENTAFFYVAPKDEVKDDLKKVPSVSSKDAVEDGLENTAFFYVAPKDEVKDGLENTAFFYVAPKDEVKGHPRKLPIFNGSCKDKVKHHHHYDASHNHQKDNSLAKPFLEKDLHEGKEFKLYFMKNDQKTAFLPKNISDSIPFSSKNLPEIYNKFSVKHDSMEAKMMKQTIDICEHKGVEGEEIFCATSLESMVDFTTTKLGKRVKALSTEVYTKEPTPSQNYKIESVKKLIANKLVVCHRLNYTYAVFYCHISVGTESYVASLEGADGTKVKIVVICHTETSKWDPKHITFQLLNVTPGSATICHFLPEDHVLWVRSSKNDTLYM
- the LOC110933533 gene encoding BURP domain-containing protein 10 isoform X3 codes for the protein MEFKLLHVYVLFSLALVGSHAVTPEVYWKSVLPNTPIPKAIKDLLYSKAWDDGLEKVSTSTASNDEVEDDLKKVPSVSSKDAVEDGLENTAFFYVAPKDEVKDDLENTAFFYVAPKNEVKDGLENTAFFYVAPKDEVKDDLKKVPSVSSKDAVEDGLENTAFFYVAPKDEVKDGLENTAFFYVAPKDEVKDDLENTAFFYVAPKDEVKDGLENTAFFYVAPKDEVKGHPRKLPIFNGSCKDKVKHHHHYDASHNHQKDNSLAKPFLEKDLHEGKEFKLYFMKNDQKTAFLPKNISDSIPFSSKNLPEIYNKFSVKHDSMEAKMMKQTIDICEHKGVEGEEIFCATSLESMVDFTTTKLGKRVKALSTEVYTKEPTPSQNYKIESVKKLIANKLVVCHRLNYTYAVFYCHISVGTESYVASLEGADGTKVKIVVICHTETSKWDPKHITFQLLNVTPGSATICHFLPEDHVLWVRSSKNDTLYM
- the LOC110933533 gene encoding BURP domain-containing protein 9 isoform X7, whose product is MEFKLLHVYVLFSLALVGSHAVTPEVYWKSVLPNTPIPKAIKDLLYSKAWDDGLEKVSTSTASNDEVEDDLKKVPSVSSKDAVEDGLENTAFFYVAPKDEVKDDLENTAFFYVAPKNEVKDDLKKVPSVLSKDAVEDGLENTAFFYVAPKDEVKDDLKKVPSVSSKDAVEDGLENTAFFYVAPKDEVKDGLENTAFFYVAPKDEVKDDLENTAFFYVAPKDEVKGHPRKLPIFNGSCKDKVKHHHHYDASHNHQKDNSLAKPFLEKDLHEGKEFKLYFMKNDQKTAFLPKNISDSIPFSSKNLPEIYNKFSVKHDSMEAKMMKQTIDICEHKGVEGEEIFCATSLESMVDFTTTKLGKRVKALSTEVYTKEPTPSQNYKIESVKKLIANKLVVCHRLNYTYAVFYCHISVGTESYVASLEGADGTKVKIVVICHTETSKWDPKHITFQLLNVTPGSATICHFLPEDHVLWVRSSKNDTLYM
- the LOC110933533 gene encoding BURP domain protein RD22 isoform X10, whose amino-acid sequence is MEFKLLHVYVLFSLALVGSHAVTPEVYWKSVLPNTPIPKAIKDLLYSKAWDDGLEKVSTSTASNDEVEDDLKKVPSVSSKDAVEDGLENTAFFYVAPKDEVKDDLKKVPSVSSKDAVEDGLENTAFFYVAPKDEVKDDLKKVPSVSSRDAVEDGLENTAFFYVAPKDEVKDDLENTAFFYVAPKDEVKDGLENTAFFYVAPKDEVKGHPRKLPIFNGSCKDKVKHHHHYDASHNHQKDNSLAKPFLEKDLHEGKEFKLYFMKNDQKTAFLPKNISDSIPFSSKNLPEIYNKFSVKHDSMEAKMMKQTIDICEHKGVEGEEIFCATSLESMVDFTTTKLGKRVKALSTEVYTKEPTPSQNYKIESVKKLIANKLVVCHRLNYTYAVFYCHISVGTESYVASLEGADGTKVKIVVICHTETSKWDPKHITFQLLNVTPGSATICHFLPEDHVLWVRSSKNDTLYM
- the LOC110933533 gene encoding BURP domain-containing protein 10 isoform X6; amino-acid sequence: MEFKLLHVYVLFSLALVGSHAVTPEVYWKSVLPNTPIPKAIKDLLYSKAWDDGLEKVSTSTASNDEVEDDLKKVPSVSSKDAVEDGLENTAFFYVAPKDEVKDDLENTAFFYVAPKNEVKDDLKKVPSVLSKDAVEDGLENTAFFYVAPKDEVKDDLKKVPSVSSKDAVEDGLENTAFFYVAPKDEVKDGLENTAFFYVAPKDEVKDGLENTAFFYVAPKDEVKGHPRKLPIFNGSCKDKVKHHHHYDASHNHQKDNSLAKPFLEKDLHEGKEFKLYFMKNDQKTAFLPKNISDSIPFSSKNLPEIYNKFSVKHDSMEAKMMKQTIDICEHKGVEGEEIFCATSLESMVDFTTTKLGKRVKALSTEVYTKEPTPSQNYKIESVKKLIANKLVVCHRLNYTYAVFYCHISVGTESYVASLEGADGTKVKIVVICHTETSKWDPKHITFQLLNVTPGSATICHFLPEDHVLWVRSSKNDTLYM
- the LOC110933533 gene encoding BURP domain protein RD22 isoform X8 translates to MEFKLLHVYVLFSLALVGSHAVTPEVYWKSVLPNTPIPKAIKDLLYSKAWDDGLEKVSTSTASNDEVEDDLKKVPSVSSKDAVEDGLENTAFFYVAPKDEVKDDLENTAFFYVAPKNEVKDDLKKVPSVLSKDAVEDGLENTAFFYVAPKDEVKDDLKKVPSVSSKDAVEDGLENTAFFYVAPKDEVKDGLENTAFFYVAPKDEVKGHPRKLPIFNGSCKDKVKHHHHYDASHNHQKDNSLAKPFLEKDLHEGKEFKLYFMKNDQKTAFLPKNISDSIPFSSKNLPEIYNKFSVKHDSMEAKMMKQTIDICEHKGVEGEEIFCATSLESMVDFTTTKLGKRVKALSTEVYTKEPTPSQNYKIESVKKLIANKLVVCHRLNYTYAVFYCHISVGTESYVASLEGADGTKVKIVVICHTETSKWDPKHITFQLLNVTPGSATICHFLPEDHVLWVRSSKNDTLYM
- the LOC110933533 gene encoding BURP domain-containing protein 10 isoform X5; the protein is MEFKLLHVYVLFSLALVGSHAVTPEVYWKSVLPNTPIPKAIKDLLYSKAWDDGLEKVSTSTASNDEVEDDLKKVPSVSSKDAVEDGLENTAFFYVAPKDEVKDDLENTAFFYVAPKNEVKDDLKKVPSVLSKDAVEDGLENTAFFYVAPKDEVKDDLKKVPSVSSKDAVEDGLENTAFFYVAPKDEVKDGLENTAFFYVAPKDEVKDGLENTAFFYVAPKDEVKGHPRKLPIFNGSCKDKVKHHHHYDASHNHQKDNSLAKPFLEKDLHEGKEFKLYFMKNDQKTAFLPKNISDSIPFSSKNLPEIYNKFSVKHDSMEAKMMKQTIDICEHKGVEGEEIFCATSLESMVDFTTTKLGKRVKALSTEVYTKEPTPSQNYKIESVKKLIANKLVVCHRLNYTYAVFYCHISVGTESYVASLEGADGTKVKIVVICHTETSKWDPKHITFQLLNVTPGSATICHFLPEDHVLWVRSSKNDTLYM
- the LOC110933533 gene encoding BURP domain-containing protein 10 isoform X4, yielding MEFKLLHVYVLFSLALVGSHAVTPEVYWKSVLPNTPIPKAIKDLLYSKAWDDGLEKVSTSTASNDEVEDDLKKVPSVSSKDAVEDGLENTAFFYVAPKDEVKDDLENTAFFYVAPKNEVKDDLKKVPSVLSKDAVEDGLENTAFFYVAPKDEVKDDLKKVPSVSSKDAVEDGLENTAFFYVAPKDEVKDDLENTAFFYVAPKDEVKDGLENTAFFYVAPKDEVKGHPRKLPIFNGSCKDKVKHHHHYDASHNHQKDNSLAKPFLEKDLHEGKEFKLYFMKNDQKTAFLPKNISDSIPFSSKNLPEIYNKFSVKHDSMEAKMMKQTIDICEHKGVEGEEIFCATSLESMVDFTTTKLGKRVKALSTEVYTKEPTPSQNYKIESVKKLIANKLVVCHRLNYTYAVFYCHISVGTESYVASLEGADGTKVKIVVICHTETSKWDPKHITFQLLNVTPGSATICHFLPEDHVLWVRSSKNDTLYM